AGCTTGCTCGACGCGGGAATGGTACGCCACAAATCGTTCACTTGTTTTTGCAGGTACTCCTCACGTTCGCGTTGTAGTTCGCTCTCTTCATGTGCGGATAAAGGGTTGGGTCGCTTGTAACGGTCAACGCCGTAATTCATGATGGCGTGGCAGGAGTCAAGTATATCTTCTACCGCGCTCACACCGTGCCTTTCTTCGCATTTAGCGATATAATTTTTTGCAAATACAAGGTAGTCGATGATTGATGTGGCGTCTGTCCAGGCTTTGAAGAGATAGTTGCCTTTAAAGAATGAATTGTGACCGTAACAGGCATGGGCAATGACCAATGCCTGCATGGTCATGGTGTTTTCCTCCATCAAGTAGGCAATGCAGGGATCGGAATTAATCACTATTTCATAGGCCAGTCCCATTTGACCACGAGTGTATGATTGTTCCGTGCTTAAAAATTGTTTGCCATAGGACCAATGGTGGTAACTTATGGGCATGCCGACGGAGGCATAAGCATCCATCATTTGTTCCGAACTAATAATTTCAATTTGATTGGGGTACGTATCTAGACCAAATTCGGCGGCTATTTTGCCGATGGCTTGATCGTATTCGCTCACTAGCTCGAAACTCCATTCCGAAGATGTGGAAATTGGGTTTGCAGCGCGTTCAGTCATACGGTTAGTCCGTCTGCTTTTGAAAGAGTTGTCGGAATACTGGATAAATGTCGTGAACATCCACTATTTGTTTCATTGCAAAAGTGTTTGGAAAATCTGACATAACCTGTTCGTAGGAGTGCCAAAGGGCTTGGTGCTCGCGAGAGGTGATTTCGATATAGGAAAAATACTGTACTTTTGGTAATAGCCCTTCAGTGAGCGTTTTGTAACAGACAACTGAATCATCATTCCAATTGTCACCGTCGGATGCCTGGGCACCATAGATGTTCCACTCGCTGGCGGGGTAGCGTGTTTGCAATACTTCGTCCATTAATTTAAGCGCACTGGATACGATGGTTCCACCTGTTTCGCGGCTGTAAAAAAACTCCTGCTCGTCAACTTCTTTGGCGCTGGTGTGGTGGCGAATGAATACAACTTCGGTTTTTTCGTAATTGCGCTGCAGGAAAAGATAAAGTAAAAGAAAGAAGCGTTTGGCAATATCTTTGGTTGACTGATCCATAGACCCAGATACATCCATAAGGCAGAACATGACGGCCTTGGACGTGGGAATAGGGTGTTTTACTTGCAGGTTATATTTCAGATCAAAATCATCTAGCCAGGGGATAGCCCGAATTTTACCGCGAAGCTCATCTGCTTCTGTTTGTAGTTTCGTCAGTTTATCTGTTTGGGTGTTTGTTGCCTGTAGTGTGGCAATTTCGTCTTCCAGAGCTTTTAGGCGTTTACGTTTTTTGGAGGTTAAGGCAATTCGGCGGGAATTGGCAGAGCGAAGCGAACGGATGATATTGATTTTTCCAGGAGAGCCTTCGTTACTGATTCCGCCACGACGAAACTCGAATTCATCGTTGCCCGCAAGCTGACGTTTTACTAAGTTAGGTAGGGCTAGGTCTTCAAATAGGAAGTTCAGGAATTCTTCCTGTGATATCTGGAAGACGAATTCGTCTTCTCCTTCGCCCTTGTCACTAGCGCCGGAACCACTTCCTCCGCTACCACCGCCTTCGGGGCGCTTAATGTGGTCGCCTTTGCTAAATTGGTCGTTGCCAGGTAAAACTCTGGTATTTCGACCTCCTTTACCGTGCTGGAAAACGGGTTCACTGATATCTTGATTGGGGATGCTGATGTTTTCGCCGCTTTCTGTGTCAGTGATTGAGCGTTTATCTACCGCATCGGAAACCGCCTTTTTAATGTGCTGACGATATCGTCTCAAAAAACGTTGGCGGTTCACCGTGCTTTTTTTTCTGGAATTTAGTCTCCGGTCAACAATATAACTCACAGTAACTCCCTGAAACTTTACTGGGATTTTCGTACGCGTAGATACCATTCGGACAGTAATCGGACCTGTTTTTCGGTGTAGCCTCGTTCAACCATACGCGCAACAAAATCCTGATGTTTTCTTTTGTCGTCAGTAGAGGATTTTGTGTTAAATGAAATTACAGGCAAAAGCTCTTCGGTATTTGAAAACATTTTCTTTTCGATGACGGTACGTAGTTTTTCGTAACTATTCCAGCTTGGGTTTTTACCGTTATTGTTTGCTCTGGCTCGGAGTACAAAATTTACGATTTCATTTCGGAAATCCTTAGGGTTGCTTATGCCAGCCGGCTTTTCGATTTTTTCAAGTTCTTCATTGAGCGCGCCACGATTGAGTATTTCACCTGTTTCGGGGTCTCTGTATTCCTGATCTTGGATCCAGAAGTCGGCGTAGATGACGTAACGATCGAAGATGTTTTGACCATACTCAGCATAGGATTCAAGATAGGCAGTTTGAATTTCTTTGCCAATGAATTCAACATACCGGGGGGCGAGAAATTCCTTAATAAACGAAAAATATCGGTCGCGTATCTCTTCTTGGAATTGTTCCTGCTCTATTTGCTGTTCCAGTACATAGAGTAGGTGCACTGGGTTGGCGGCTATTTCCGTTGGGTCAAAGTTAAATACCTTAGATAATATTTTGAACGCGAAGCGTGTGGACAGG
The Teredinibacter franksiae DNA segment above includes these coding regions:
- a CDS encoding YeaH/YhbH family protein; this translates as MSYIVDRRLNSRKKSTVNRQRFLRRYRQHIKKAVSDAVDKRSITDTESGENISIPNQDISEPVFQHGKGGRNTRVLPGNDQFSKGDHIKRPEGGGSGGSGSGASDKGEGEDEFVFQISQEEFLNFLFEDLALPNLVKRQLAGNDEFEFRRGGISNEGSPGKINIIRSLRSANSRRIALTSKKRKRLKALEDEIATLQATNTQTDKLTKLQTEADELRGKIRAIPWLDDFDLKYNLQVKHPIPTSKAVMFCLMDVSGSMDQSTKDIAKRFFLLLYLFLQRNYEKTEVVFIRHHTSAKEVDEQEFFYSRETGGTIVSSALKLMDEVLQTRYPASEWNIYGAQASDGDNWNDDSVVCYKTLTEGLLPKVQYFSYIEITSREHQALWHSYEQVMSDFPNTFAMKQIVDVHDIYPVFRQLFQKQTD